ACGGACACGGACGCGGCGCCGGACGGCAGCGGCAACGTGGACACGGTGACGTACGTGGGGTGCAACGGGAAGACGACGTGGTCGGTGGTCTTCTACATGGAACAGGGCAAGAAGGACCGTTTCGCCGCGGTGGCCGAGAAGGTGGGCACCAGCGTGTCGTTCACGCCGCCCAAGGGCAAGAAGGGCTAGTTCGATGGTGAAGCCGAGCAAGCAGATCATCCGCCCCTACGGCGACCGTCGCGACGACGGCATGGTGCAGCTGTCGTTCACGCTGCCGGTGCCGCTGTCGGAGAAGGCCAAGGAGGCCGCCGCCCAGTTCACGAAGAAGATGGGCTTCACGGACGTGAAGGTGGCCGCCGCCGAGCGCGCGGCGGACCAGTACACGTTCTTCGTCGTCTACGCCCGCTCCAACGTGACGCTGGACTACGCGGAGATCGACGTGCCGGAGGTGGTGGTGCGCAAGATGGGGTTTGACGACCTCAACGCGCTCATCAAGGAGAAGGTGCGCCGGCGCATCGTCGTCTTCGGCGCGTGCACGGGCACGGACACGCACACGGTGGGCATTGACGCCATCCTCAACATGAAGGGCTACGCGGGCGACTACGGCCTGGAGCGCTACCCCGGCTTCGAGGCGTTCAACCTGGGCAGCCAGGTGCCCAACGAGGACCTCATCAAGAAGGCCACCGCGAAGCACGCGGACGCCATCCTGGTGTCCCAGGTCGTCACGCAGCGCGACGTGCACAAGGACAACTCGCGCCAGTTCATCGACGCGGCGAAGGCGGCGGGCATCCACGGCAAGACGCTGCTCCTGTTGGGCGGGCCGCGCGTGGACCACAAGCTGGCGCTGGAGCTGGGCTTCGACGCGGGCTTCGGGCCGGGCACCAAGCCGTCCGACGTGGCGAACTACATCGTGCACGCGGTGATGAAGAAGGAAGGCACGGAGTCAGCGGACTCCCACTACCAGGGGGAACCCTCGTGAGCACTGGCACGAAGGCGGTACTGCGGCTGCGCATGGGCAGCCACGACGCGCACTACGGCGGCAACCTGGTGGACGGGGCGCGGATGCTCGGTCTGTTCGGGGACGTGGCCACGGAGCTGTGCATCCGTTCCGACGGGGACGAGGGCCTGTTCCGCGCCTACGACTCCGTGGAGTTCCTGGCCCCGGTGTACGCGGGGGACTTCATCGAGGCGGAGGGTGAAATCATCAGCGAGGGCAACACGTCGCGGAAGATGCGCTTCGAGGCCCGCAAGGTCATCAAGCCCCGGCCGGACGTGAATGACTCGGCGGCGGACGTGCTGCCGGAGGCGGTGGTGGTGTGCCGCGCTTCGGGCACGTGCGTGGTGCCCAAGGACAAGCAGCGGGTGAAGCGATGAGCAAGCCCATGGTCATCACCGCCGCCCTGGTGGGCGCGGAGACGACGCGCGAACAGACGCCGTACCTGCCCATCACCGCGGAGGAGATTGCGGAAGACGCGGCGAAGTGCCGCGAGGCCGGCGCGGCGATGGTGCACATCCACGTGCGCACGGCGGAGGGCAGGCCGTCGCAGGACGCGGAGCTGTTCCGCGCGGCCATCCGCGCCATCCGCAAGCGCACGGACATCCTCGTCCAGGTGTCCACGGGCGGCGCGGTGGGCATGGACGTGGACGAGCGGTGCGGCGGGCTCACGCTCACCGGCGCGGACAAGCCGGACATGGCCACGCTCACCACGGGCACGGTGAACTTCGGGGAGGAGGTGTTCTGGAATCCCCGGCCGCTGGTGCGCGACATCGCGAAGCGCATCAAGAGCATCGGCCTCAAGCCGGAGCTGGAGTGCTTCGACGTCGGGATGATCGACGAGGCGCGCTACCTGGCGAAGGAGGGGCTGGTGGAGCTACCGGCGCACTTCGACTTCGTGCTGGGCGTGCCGGGCACGCTGCAGGCGCGGCCGGAGGTGCTGGACTTCATGATCGCCGCGCTGCCGGAGGGGAGCTCCTGGACGGTGGCGGGCGTGGGGCGCCAGCAGCTGCCGTTCGTGGAGGAGGCCGCGAAGCGCGGCGGCAACGCGCGCGTGGGCCTGGAGGACAACATCTACCTGTCCAAGGGCGTGCTCGCGAAGGGCAACTTCGAACTGGTGGCGGAGGCCGCGAAGCGGGCCCGTGCCGCCGGCCGTGAGCTTGCGACCCCCGAGCAGGCCCGGCAGCTGTTGCGCCTGGGCTGAGGCTTCACGCGCGGAAGCCACCCCACGAGGCCCGGGAGCGGACACGCCCCGGGCCTTCGTGTTTCGTCCCCGCGCGGGCCACGCCAGACGCCCGCGCCGGTGGGGGCTGCTGCCAGTAGGAGGCGCTGCTCCGCGATGCTCGAACGCGGTGCGGCCTCCAGGCTGCTGACCTACGCGGCCCAGGCCCAGCCGACATGGCCGTCCGGGCGCACCAGCAGGCCGCCCACGCCTTCCAGGTCCCCGCGTCCCACGCGGCCCCGTGCGCGCAGCGTCGTCACCTGGGAGGACCAGCCGGGCTCCCAGCGGGGCAGGGGGCGTGAGTCGTCCTCGCCCAGGCCCAGCAGCAGCCACCGGCCCGGGTGCAGCGCCGCGTAGAGCCGCACGTCCGCGCCGAGTTCCATGTCGCTCACGCGCCGGCCGCACCACTCGGACAACAGTGGTGAGGGGGTCTCTGGCGCGGGCACGTCCAGCGGCGCGTAGCCCACGTCGAGTGCCCCGATGTTGTCCGCGAGCTGGCGGTTCAGCCGGGGCTCGCGGAGCAGGCCGCTCAGCAATTCGCGCAGGGCCAGCGTCTCTCGCGTGGCGCCCATGAGGGCGGTCTGCGCCAGCGTGTTGTGGATCAGCGCCTCGCCCACGGGCCGGCGCTCGCGCGAGTAGCTGTCGAGCAGTGCTTCCGGCGCGCCGTCCTTCACCACCGCCGCGAGCTTCCATCCCAGGTTCATCGCGTCTTGAAGGCCGACGTTGAGCCCCTGGCCTCCCGCTGGAAAGTGGATGTGCGCGGCGTCGCCCGCGAGCAGCACGCGTCCCTCGCGGTAGCGCTCCGCGAGCCGCGTCTCGTTGCCGAAGCGGGACAGCCACCGGGGCTCACGCATGCCGAAGTCCGAGCCCGCGATGCGCAGCGTGCTCTCCCGCAGCTCCTCCAGCGTGACGGGCTCGCGCACCGGCGCCGTCTCCCGGAATGGATCCGTGACGACGATGCGGTGGACGCCCGGCGACATGGGCACCACCATCACGCCGCCCCGCTCGTTCGAGATGCCGAGCGCGGGCTGGGCCGGCGGCGCACCCAACGTCACGTCCCCGAGCATCGCCGTGCGCGTCACGTCCGTCCCCGGGAAGGGGATGCCCGACAGCCTCCGCACCGCGCTCCGGGCCCCGTCCGCGCCCACCACGAAGCGCGCCCGGAGGCGGAACGTGCCCGCGTCCGTGGAGCCCTCCAGGTCCACGCCCTCGGCGTCCTGGCGCAGGGACTCCACCTTGTGGCCGCGCCGCACGGCCACACCCAGCTCCCGCGCCCGTTCCTCCAGCAGTTCCTCCGTCACCGCCTGCGGAAGGAACAGCGTGTAGGGGAAGCGCGTGTCCAGCACGCTGAAGTCCAGGCGCGTGTCGAGCATCGCGAAGTGCCCGGTGGGCAGCGGCCGTCCCCGTTTCAGGAACCGGTCCTCCAGCCCTCGCAGCGCGAGCACCTCCAGCGAACGCGGATGCAGCGTCAGCGCCCGGGACTCGCGCACGGCCTCCACGCGCCGCTCGAACAGCTCCACCCGGATGCCCGCCAGCGCCAGCTCGCACGCGAGCCACAGCCCGGTGGGACCTCCTCCCACCACCGCCACATCGAGGACCTCCGCCATGACCGACCTCCCGCCCGAAGGCGTCAAACTAACGTTGTTAGGGATCAACTAACGGCGTTAGATTGTCAAGCCAGCGAGGGCCAGCGCGGGCATGCGAATCCAGCGGGAGCAGGTGGTGGCGGCGGCGTGGACGCTGCTGGACGAGCACGGCCTGGAGGGCCTCACGATGCGCGTCCTGGCGAAGGCGCTCTCCATCCAGGCCCCGTCGCTGTACTGGCACTTCCCGGGCAAGCAGGCCCTGCTGGACGCGATGGCGGACACGCTGGTGCGGGACGTGGCGCGGACGCTGACGCCGGAGTCACCGTGGGAGCCGGTGGTGCGCACCGTGGCGGAGGAACTGCGGCGCGCGTTCCTGGCCCACCGGGACGGCGCCCGCGTCTACGCCGGCACCCTCGTGGTGTCCGAGCACACGCTGCGCGTCTCCGACACCGTGATTGGCGCGCTGACGCGGGCAGGGTTCGACTCGCGAGCGGCGGGCTGGGCGGCCTTCACCGTGCTCGACTACGTGCTGGGCTTCACCATCGAGGAGCAGGGCTTCACCGCGCAGGACGCCGAGGCGAAGGAGCGGGAAGGGGCGCTGCGTCAGCTTGCCTCGGCGCGCTATCCGCACGCGGCGGGCGCGGTGGACGCCATCCTGGACCGCGACTTCGACCGCCGGTTCGCCTTCGGGATGGACCTGCTCGTCGCGGGCATCCGCGCGCGGCTGTCCACGCCGTAGCGGGCTGCTGTCAGGAGCCGGTCGCGGATTTCGTCCCGCTCCGCTGCCCGGCTCTCAGCGCATTCGCCGACACCGCCGCTTCGTCCCGGCTGTCCGCACAGGACGGCTCGGGCATCATGCCGCGCATTTCTCCCGCTCTGACGGGAGCCCACGAGGAGTCGCGAAGCGATGGACACGGGACTGCAGGGCAAGGGCGTGCTGGTGACGGGCGGCGCGGGCGGCATCGGCTCCGCGCTGGTGCGGGCGTTCGCGGGCGAGGGCGCGAAGGTGGCGGTGCACTACCACCGCAGCCAGGAGAAGGCGGCGGCGCTCGCGCGCGAGGTGGGCGGTGCGGCCGTGCGCGCGGACCTCACGGTGGAAGCGGACGTGGACGCGCTGGTGCCCCAGGCGGTGAAGGACCTGGGCCGGCTGGACGTGCTGGTGTGCAACACCGGCGTGTATCCCGCGCCCGATGAGCCGCTGTGGAAGATGTCGCTGGAGCGCTGGCGCCGCACGCTGGCGCAGAACCTGGACAGCGTGTTCCTGAGCTGCCGCGCGTTCCTGCGCCACGTGGAGACCACGGGCACGGGCACCATCGTCATCATCAGCTCCACGGCGGGCCTCTTCGGTGA
This DNA window, taken from Corallococcus coralloides DSM 2259, encodes the following:
- a CDS encoding OAM dimerization domain-containing protein; the protein is MVKPSKQIIRPYGDRRDDGMVQLSFTLPVPLSEKAKEAAAQFTKKMGFTDVKVAAAERAADQYTFFVVYARSNVTLDYAEIDVPEVVVRKMGFDDLNALIKEKVRRRIVVFGACTGTDTHTVGIDAILNMKGYAGDYGLERYPGFEAFNLGSQVPNEDLIKKATAKHADAILVSQVVTQRDVHKDNSRQFIDAAKAAGIHGKTLLLLGGPRVDHKLALELGFDAGFGPGTKPSDVANYIVHAVMKKEGTESADSHYQGEPS
- a CDS encoding hotdog fold domain-containing protein, coding for MGSHDAHYGGNLVDGARMLGLFGDVATELCIRSDGDEGLFRAYDSVEFLAPVYAGDFIEAEGEIISEGNTSRKMRFEARKVIKPRPDVNDSAADVLPEAVVVCRASGTCVVPKDKQRVKR
- a CDS encoding 3-keto-5-aminohexanoate cleavage protein; this encodes MSKPMVITAALVGAETTREQTPYLPITAEEIAEDAAKCREAGAAMVHIHVRTAEGRPSQDAELFRAAIRAIRKRTDILVQVSTGGAVGMDVDERCGGLTLTGADKPDMATLTTGTVNFGEEVFWNPRPLVRDIAKRIKSIGLKPELECFDVGMIDEARYLAKEGLVELPAHFDFVLGVPGTLQARPEVLDFMIAALPEGSSWTVAGVGRQQLPFVEEAAKRGGNARVGLEDNIYLSKGVLAKGNFELVAEAAKRARAAGRELATPEQARQLLRLG
- a CDS encoding FAD-dependent monooxygenase, with the protein product MAEVLDVAVVGGGPTGLWLACELALAGIRVELFERRVEAVRESRALTLHPRSLEVLALRGLEDRFLKRGRPLPTGHFAMLDTRLDFSVLDTRFPYTLFLPQAVTEELLEERARELGVAVRRGHKVESLRQDAEGVDLEGSTDAGTFRLRARFVVGADGARSAVRRLSGIPFPGTDVTRTAMLGDVTLGAPPAQPALGISNERGGVMVVPMSPGVHRIVVTDPFRETAPVREPVTLEELRESTLRIAGSDFGMREPRWLSRFGNETRLAERYREGRVLLAGDAAHIHFPAGGQGLNVGLQDAMNLGWKLAAVVKDGAPEALLDSYSRERRPVGEALIHNTLAQTALMGATRETLALRELLSGLLREPRLNRQLADNIGALDVGYAPLDVPAPETPSPLLSEWCGRRVSDMELGADVRLYAALHPGRWLLLGLGEDDSRPLPRWEPGWSSQVTTLRARGRVGRGDLEGVGGLLVRPDGHVGWAWAA
- a CDS encoding TetR/AcrR family transcriptional regulator C-terminal domain-containing protein, coding for MRIQREQVVAAAWTLLDEHGLEGLTMRVLAKALSIQAPSLYWHFPGKQALLDAMADTLVRDVARTLTPESPWEPVVRTVAEELRRAFLAHRDGARVYAGTLVVSEHTLRVSDTVIGALTRAGFDSRAAGWAAFTVLDYVLGFTIEEQGFTAQDAEAKEREGALRQLASARYPHAAGAVDAILDRDFDRRFAFGMDLLVAGIRARLSTP
- a CDS encoding SDR family NAD(P)-dependent oxidoreductase, whose translation is MDTGLQGKGVLVTGGAGGIGSALVRAFAGEGAKVAVHYHRSQEKAAALAREVGGAAVRADLTVEADVDALVPQAVKDLGRLDVLVCNTGVYPAPDEPLWKMSLERWRRTLAQNLDSVFLSCRAFLRHVETTGTGTIVIISSTAGLFGEAGHTDYAAAKGALAAGFVKSLKNELHRIAPMGRVNVVCPGWTEVDRNRDKLTDPKFVGRVTRTMSLRKVGQPEDVARVVVTLASDRISGHVTGEVVTVAGGMEGRVLHED